A genomic region of Arachis stenosperma cultivar V10309 chromosome 9, arast.V10309.gnm1.PFL2, whole genome shotgun sequence contains the following coding sequences:
- the LOC130947378 gene encoding pentatricopeptide repeat-containing protein At4g26680, mitochondrial, which produces MATPIGKGNCSLNLFLRNWRNLCFHFHRFSTSSIESSSPLPFKSITSTIRTKPSKRIPNNSSFFIPIPHQTIPQAKGQDLDFINVSHSHIIHSQWENLQPFSHSLTPFRVKHILLKLKNDAVLSLKFSNWVQNQNPSCHSLETHAILLHTLAKNRNFRAIQTLLKRIIADSGALDLDLPSKLFESLLCSYRLCDSTPLVFDALFKTFAHLNKIRNATNTFCRMKEYGFFPTVESCNAFMSSLIHLQRPEVALLFYCEMRRSCVSINVYTVNMVICAYCKLGELQKGFEVLEKMRDMGLSPNVVSFNALIAGYCNKGMVSLALKVKSLMEHNGVQPNVVTFNTIINGFCKERKLHEANKVFNEMKGCNVAANIVTYNTLINGYSSVGNSEMGTRLYEEMRRDGIKADILTYNALILGLCKEGKTKKAAYLVKELDKENLVPNASTFSALITGQCARKNSERAFLIYRSMIRSGCNPNEHTFKMLMSAFLHNEDFDGAVQVLRDMLGRSMAPDSLVLSELCGGLCRCGRNQLASTLCSEMENKHLLPEGFDKGQITIDHPENETKN; this is translated from the coding sequence ATGGCCACTCCCATTGGAAAAGGGAATTGTTCATTGAACCTTTTCCTACGAAATTGGAGAAACCTTTGCTTCCATTTCCATCGATTCTCAACTTCTTCCATCGAGTCTTCTTCTCCCTTACCCTTCAAATCCATCACTTCCACTATTAGGACCAAGCCAAGTAAGAGGATTCCCAATAACAGTTCCTTCTTCATACCCATTCCTCATCAAACCATTCCTCAAGCCAAAGGCCAAGACCTTGATTTCATTAACGTTTCCCACAGCCACATCATTCACTCTCAGTGGGAAAATCTCCAACCTTTCTCACATTCCCTCACACCCTTCAGGGTCAAACACATCCTCCTCAAGCTCAAAAATGACGCCGTTCTCTCCCTCAAATTTTCCAACTGGGTccaaaaccaaaaccctagttgcCACTCCCTCGAAACACACGCCATCTTACTCCATACTCTTGCCAAAAACCGAAACTTTAGAGCCATTCAAACGCTCCTCAAGAGGATCATCGCTGATTCAGGCGCTTTGGATTTGGATTTGCCTTCTAAGCTCTTTGAATCATTGTTGTGTTCTTACCGTTTGTGTGATTCCACCCCTCTTGTTTTTGATGCGCTTTTCAAGACTTTTGCGCATTTGAATAAGATTAGGAATGCCACTAACACGTTTTGCCGCATGAAGGAGTATGGGTTCTTCCCCACTGTTGAGTCCTGCAATGCTTTCATGAGTTCTCTGATTCATTTGCAGAGGCCTGAGGTAGCTTTGTTGTTCTACTGCGAGATGCGTAGGTCTTGTGTTTCGATCAATGTATACACTGTTAACATGGTTATATGTGCTTATTGCAAGTTAGGGGAGTTGCAGAAGGGTTTTGAGGTGTTGGAGAAGATGAGGGACATGGGTTTGAGTCCAAATGTTGTGTCGTTTAATGCATTGATTGCAGGGTATTGTAATAAGGGTATGGTTAGTTTGGCATTGAAGGTTAAGTCCTTGATGGAGCATAATGGGGTGCAACCAAATGTGGTTACTTTTAACACCATCATCAATGGGTTCTGCAAGGAGAGGAAGTTGCATGAGGCTAATAAGGTTTTCAATGAGATGAAGGGTTGCAATGTGGCTGCTAATATTGTGACATACAATACTTTGATCAATGGGTATAGTTCAGTTGGGAACAGCGAAATGGGGACAAGGCTTTATGAGGAGATGAGGAGGGATGGGATTAAGGCTGATATACTGACTTATAATGCATTGATTTTGGGATTGTGTAAGGAGGGGAAAACGAAAAAGGCTGCGTATCTGGTTAAGGAACTTGATAAGGAGAACTTGGTCCCAAATGCGTCAACCTTTTCGGCACTGATCACCGGGCAGTGTGCGAGAAAGAACTCTGAGCGTGCCTTTCTTATTTATAGGAGCATGATAAGGAGTGGTTGTAATCCGAATGAGCATACGTTCAAGATGTTGATGTCTGCTTTCTTGCATAATGAAGACTTTGATGGTGCTGTGCAGGTCTTGAGGGACATGTTGGGCAGGTCGATGGCTCCTGATTCTCTTGTCTTGTCTGAGCTCTGTGGTGGACTTTGTAGGTGTGGGAGAAATCAATTGGCATCCACACTATGTAGTGAGATGGAAAATAAGCATCTATTGCCGGAAGGTTTTGACAAAGGACAGATAACCATTGATCATCCAGAGAATGAGACAAAGAACTGA
- the LOC130947922 gene encoding glucose-6-phosphate 1-dehydrogenase, chloroplastic-like, whose amino-acid sequence MANIIVPSPTIFTSSCVLRSEQQQLFVSKLNAVIGGIDSSYSLWNSCIQPRNNSRNNFQLKCSNGHPLNSVSSHDGAVGSSLAKEDSKPQPTEASYPLSDSECIGSNLSITVVGASGDLAKKKIFPALFALYYEDWLPENFIVYGYARTKMTDEELRNMISRTLTCRIDKRENCEDKMDQFLKRCFYHSGLYNSEDDFSDLDSKLKEKEGGKDSNRLFYLSIPPNIFVDVVKCASLKASSRNGWTRVIVEKPFGRDSESSSELTRCLKQYLAEEQIFRIDHYLGKELVENLSVLRFSNLVFEPLWCRNYIRNVQLIFSEDFGTEGRGGYFDNYGIIRDIMQNHLLQILALFAMETPVSLDAEDIRNEKVKVLRSMRPIQLEDVVVGQYKGHNKGGKLYPGYTDDPTVPKGSLTPTFAAAALFIDNARWDGVPFLMKAGKALHTKRAEIRVQFRHVPGNLYKRNFGTDLDKTTNELVLRVQPDEAIYLKINNKVPGLGMRLDRSDLNLLYRARYPREIPDAYERLLLDAIEGERRLFIRSDELDAAWSLFTPLLKEIESKKIAPELYPYGSRGPVGAHYLAAKHNVRWGDLGIEE is encoded by the exons ATGGCCAATATTATTGTTCCTTCTCCAACCATTTTCACATCATCTTGTGTGTTAAGGAGTGAACAACAGCAACTTTTTGTAAGTAAACTCAATGCAGTGATTGGAGGCATAGATTCTTCTTATTCTTTATGGAATTCTTGCATTCAACCAAGAAACAATTCTAGGAACAATTTTCAGCTGAAATGCTCAAATGGGCATCCACTAAATAGCGTTTCTTCCCATGATG GTGCAGTTGGAAGTTCATTGGCCAAAGAAGATAGCAAGCCTCAACCAACTGAAGCATCATATCCCTTGTCAGATTCAGAATGCATAGGATCCAACCTTAGCATAACTGTTGTTGGAGCTTCTGGAGACCTTGCCAAGAAGAAGATTTTTCCAGCACTCTTTGCTCTTTACTATGAAGATTGGCTACCTGAG AATTTCATTGTGTATGGTTATGCTCGGACCAAAATGACCGACGAAGAATTAAGGAACATGATTAGCAGAACTTTAACATGTAGAATTGACAAGAG GGAAAATTGTGAAGACAAAATGGATCAATTCTTGAAAAGATGTTTTTACCATTCTGGTCTGTATAACTCTGAGGATGATTTTTCAGACTTGGACTCCAAGCTGAAAGAGAAAGAG GGTGGAAAAGATTCAAACAGGCTATTTTATTTGTCAATACCTCCAAATATATTTGTGGATGTGGTGAAATGTGCTAGCCTCAAAGCTTCTTCAAGAAATGGCTGGACAAGGGTTATTGTCGAAAAGCCATTTGGCCGCGACTCAGAATCATCAAGTGAGCTAACAAGATGTCTCAAGCAGTACCTAGCTGAAGAACAAATATTCAG GATTGACCATTACTTGGGGAAGGAGCTTGTGGAGAATCTATCAGTGCTTCGTTTTTCAAATCTTGTTTTTGAACCTCTATGGTGCCGGAACTACATTCGAAATGTTCAGCTAATATTTTCAGAGGATTTTGGAACAGAAGGAAGAGGAGG TTATTTTGATAACTATGGAATCATTCGCGATATAATGCAAAATCACCTTCTGCAAATACTAGCCTTGTTTGCAATGGAAACTCCTGTGAGCTTGGATGCTGAGGACATCAGAAATGAAAAG GTGAAGGTTCTTAGATCAATGAGACCAATTCAGTTAGAAGATGTTGTTGTTGGTCAATATAAGGGACACAACAAGGGTGGGAAATTATATCCTGGTTACACAGATGATCCTACTGTTCCAAAGGGTAGTCTAACTCCAACATTTGCAGCAGCCGCACTTTTCATCGACAATGCAAGATGGGATGGAGTTCCTTTTCTCATGAAAGCTGGCAAGGCTCTCCATACTAAACG TGCAGAAATCAGAGTCCAATTCAGGCATGTACCAGGTAACTTGTACAAGAGGAACTTTGGAACTGATCTGGACAAGACTACAAATGAGCTTGTGCTTCGAGTTCAACCTGATGAAGCTATATACTTGAAAATCAATAACAAGGTTCCTGGTTTGGGAATGCGACTAGATCGAAGCGACTTAAATTTGCTTTATCGAGCAAG GTATCCAAGGGAAATACCAGATGCATATGAGAGATTACTCTTGGATGCAATAGAAGGGGAAAGAAGGTTGTTCATTAGAAGTGATGAGCTTGATGCAGCTTGGTCACTCTTCACCCCATTGCTCAAAGAGATTGAGAGCAAGAAGATTGCTCCAGAGCTATATCCTTATGGTAGTAGAGGACCTGTTGGAGCACATTACCTTGCTGCAAAGCACAATGTAAGATGGGGTGATCTTGGTATTGAAGAATAA
- the LOC130951809 gene encoding isocitrate dehydrogenase [NAD] catalytic subunit 5, mitochondrial-like: MASSGFQLLKRTLGNRSTAARFFSSVSSTPIRATLFPGDGIGPEIAESVKQIFKAADVPIEWEEHYVGTEIDPRTQSFLTWESLESVRQNRVGLKGPMATPIGKGHRSLNLTLRKELNLYANVRPCYSLPGYKTRYDNVNLITIRENTEGEYSGLEHQVVRGVVESLKIITRQASLRVAEYAFHYAKEHGRERVSAIHKANIMQKTDGLFLKCCREVAEKYPDIKYEEVVIDNCCMMLVKNPALFDVLVMPNLYGDIISDLCAGLVGGLGLTPSCNIGEGGIALAEAVHGSAPDIAGKNLANPTALLLSGVSMLRHLNLHDKADRIQNAILNTIAEGKYRTADLGGKAKTTEFTKAIIDHL; encoded by the exons ATGGCCTCTTCTGGCTTCCAGCTCCTCAAACGAACCCTTGGAAACCGCTCCACCGCCGCCAGATTCTTCTCCTCCGTTTCTTCCACTCCGATCCGTGCCACTCTCTTCCCCGGCGACGGTATTGGCCCCGAAATCGCTGAATCTGTCAAACAG ATATTCAAAGCAGCTGATGTGCCCATAGAGTGGGAAGAGCACTATGTAGGGACTGAAATTGACCCCAGAACACAGAGCTTTCTGACATGGGAAAGTTTGGAATCAGTTCGGCAAAATCGGGTTGGCTTGAAAGGGCCAATGGCCACCCCCATTGGAAAAGGCCATCGTTCGTTGAACCTTACCCTAAGAAAAGAACTTAATTTGTATGCGAATGTTCGTCCCTGCTATAGCCTTCCTGGCTACAAAACTCGGTATGATAATGTAAATCTCATCACGATCCGCGAAAACACAGAAGGAGAGTACAGTGGGCTTGAACATCAG GTTGTGAGAGGTGTAGTAGAAAGTCTCAAAATCATTACACGCCAAGCAAGTTTAAGGGTCGCTGAGTATGCTTTTCACTATGCCAAAGAACATGGAAGAGAGAGGGTGTCTGCTATTCACAAGGCCAACATTATGCAGAAGACTGATGGTCTTTTCCTCAAG TGCTGTCGCGAGGTTGCGGAGAAGTATCCTGATATAAAGTATGAGGAAGTTGTCATTGACAATTGCTGCATGATG CTTGTGAAGAATCCTGCTCTTTTTGATGTGCTAGTGATGCCAAACCTTTATGGTGACATTATTAGTGACCTTTGTGCTGGCTTGGTTGGGGGTTTGGGCTTGACACCAAG CTGCAACATTGGTGAGGGAGGTATTGCACTAGCTGAGGCTGTACATGGTTCAGCACCTGATATTGCTGGAAAG AATTTGGCAAATCCAACTGCTTTACTGCTGAGTGGTGTTTCAATGTTGCGCCATTTGAATCTCCATGACAAAGCTGACCGAATTCAAAACGCCATCCTCAACACAATTGCAGAAGGGAAGTACCGAACTGCCGATCTTGGAGGCAAAGCAAAGACAACCGAGTTCACCAAGGCAATTATTGATCATCTCTAA